The genomic stretch CGACAAGATTCCGCGCAAAGGCGGCCCAGGAATCACGCGCTCCGATCTTCTCGTCATCAATAAAATCGATCTCGCGCCTCTGGTCGGCGCCTCGCTCGAGGTGATGGATCGCGATGCCCGCCGCATGCGCGGCGAGCGGCCCTTCGTCTTCGCCAATCTGAAGGAGAATATCGGGCTCGACACGATCGCCGGCTTTATCGAGCGAATGGGCGGCCTCAACCGCGCCGAAGCGCGATGAGCCCGCGGCCTCACGCCTGCGCCACGAAGACCTGATTGCGGCCGCTGGATTTCGCGGCGTAGAGCGCCTTGTCGGCGACCTCCTTCAGCGCGGAGAGATCGCTCGTCTCCTGGCCGGAGAGCGCGATGCCGACGCTGACGGAGGACAATCCGTCGCCGAGCGCCGCGGCTGCGGAAACATAGGCCGAACGAATGCGCTCGGCCACAGCGATCGCCCGCGCGCTGTCGACCCGCGTCAGCAGCAGCGCGAATTCATCGCCGCCGATGCGCGCGAGAAAATCCTCATTGCGAATGCTCTTGGCCGCCACTTCGCCGAAAGTGGTCAGCGCGCGGTCGCCCATCGAATGGCCGAAGCTGTCATTGATCGCCTTCAGTCGATCGAGATCGAAAATGAGCAGCGCCGAATCGCCCTGGCCGCGCGAGCTGCGGATCACCGCATCGGCATTGTGATCGAAACTGCGCCGATTAGAGAGGCCGGTCAGCGGATCGGTCGCCGCCATGAATTTTTGCCGCGCGACCGCCCGCTCCTTGGTCACGGCCAGCAGAGCAAAGCCCATCAGCAGCCCATAGCTCACGGATTCCAGCGCGACGGAGATGAAGAAGGGCTTCGGATCGAAAGGAGCGCCGCGCGCCATCATCATGACGACGATGACCGCGACCACCGCCCCGAAGCAGGCATGCGCGGCGGCGAGCGCGATCGTCGCCTGCTGCGTGCGCGTTCTGTGGCGACGCAACGAGGAGAATTCGTCGGCGAGCAGAAAAGCATAGACCGCCGATATGGCGCAGCGGTCGACGATGCGGACCGAATCGACGCTCAGGGAAAAGAAGAGCAGCCAGATGACGCCGCCGGCGAGCACGAGCCGCATGTCCACAGGACGGCCGCTGAACACGCGCGACCCGCCCCAGACGAGGCCGACGCCCCAGAGCGTGAGCGCATTGCCGAGGCCGATCGCGAGCAGCGGATAGGGTTCACGCAAGGACAGCAGAGCAATGCCCACGCTGATCATGAGCTGCGCCGAGCACCACCAGCGATATTCGACGGCCTCGGGATCCTCGCGCCAGACGAGATAGAGAAAAGCGCCGAGGACCGCGAATACAGCCGAATTCATCAGCAGCAAGGTCGGGAGACAATCCGCCATGGTCACACGATCCGGATGAGACTTTCCGACCGACTCCGCCATGCGAGTGGAGAACGCATATGAGCGAGGCGGCCGAAAAGCGAGCGCTGTTGAAACGGACTGCGCGAAATGGAGCGGGCGATGGGAATCGAACCCACGACATACAGCTTGGGAAGCTGTCGTTCTACCACTGAACTACGCCCGCGTGCCGCCTGAAGACAGCTATTCCTATAAGGTTTTTCAGCTCTGTGGGCAAGGTGGGACAATTTATCCCGCGGTGAAAAAAGAAGCGCCGTCCGCGCGCTCTTTCGCCGCGAGTTCGGCGAGAATCCGGGCCGCCGCCGCCGCCGCGCCGGCTTGCGCCGCAGACGATAGGGGCGCGCCCGGAGCGAAGCTCTCTCCCTCTATCGTGAACAAAACGCAAACAGGCGGAAGCGTGCCGAGCGTCCACGCCAGGCCTATGGCCTCTGCGAGGCCGAAGCCGTGGCTCGAGCAGCCGCAGTCGAGCGACAGCGGCGCCCCCTCGGCGGCGAGATCGAAGCGCCGCACCGTCCCGGCCGGCGCGCTGGAAAGGGATGCATCGACGATGATCGCCTCCACGGCGCCCTCCAGCGCCGCGAGAATGGCGCCCGCCTCTCCGCGGCATTCCACAATGTCCAGCGCAGCCGATTCGCGCAACAGAGCCGCGACGCACGGCCCGGCGCCGTCATCGCCGCGATCGGGATTGCCGACGCCCAAGAGGATGCGACGCCCCAAGCTCAGCCCCGATCGATTTCGAGCCGCAGAAAATGCGTCGAGCAGGAGATGCAGGGATCGTGATTGCGGACCGTCTGCTCGCAGCGGTGGCGAAGCTCGTCCTCCGGCAGATGCACAAAGGCGCCGGTGAGGCGCTTCAGATCCTCTTCGATCATCGCTTGATTCTGCGAGGTCGGCGGGGTGATGATCGCATCGGCGATCGTTCCATCCGCCTCGAGCCGATAGCGGTGATAGAGCATGCCGCGCGGCGCCTCCGTCGCCGCATGGCCGACGCCTGCGCGCGGCGCGATCGCAATGCAGGACGCATCCGGCTCCTCATAGCGCGCGATGATGCGTAGCGCTTCGTCCAGCGCAAAAATGGTCTCGATCGCGCGCACGATGATGCTGCGATAGGGATTGACGCAGACGGACTCGAGCCTCGCCTCGCGCGCCGCCTCCTTCGCCAGCGGCGACAGCACATCGGCGTTGAGCGCGTAGCGGGCGAGCGGGCCGACCAGATAGGGAGCGTCGCAATGGCGCATGCGCGCATGCAGCGCCGTCGAGCGCTGGACGTGAAACTCCTCGAAATGCGTCTCGAAATCGCGCGCGGCGATGTCGAGCCCGCGGCTCGACACGATGCGGCCCTCGTTGAAGGGATATTCATCCGCATGCCGCAGCGACACGAAAACGTAATCGCGCGCGCAATCTGGAAAGTCGAATCCGGCGACGAAGCGCGCGACCTGAAGCGCCTGTTCCAGCGCGCGCTCCAGCCGCTCCGCCAGCGCGCGCAGATCGCGCTTGCGCGGCGCGCGATAAAAGCCGCCGACGCGCACATTGATCGGATGAATCTCGCGCCCGCCGACCAGCGTCATGATCTCATTGCCGACCTTTTTGATCGCGAGCCCGCGCCGCACGATATCGCCATGGTCGCGCGCCATGTCGACGCCGCCGGCGTAACCCAGAAAGTCCGGCATATGCAGCATATGCACATGCAGCATGTGGCTCTCGATCCACTCGCCGCAATAGAGCAGACGCCGCAAATCGCGCAGCGGTCCCGTCACGCGGACGCCGAGCGCATCCTCCATCGCATGCACGGCGCTCATCTGATAGGCGACCGGACAAATGCCGCAAATGCGCGCGGCTATGTCCGGCGCCTCGGTGAAGGCGCGCCCGCGCATCAGCGCCTCGAAAAAGCGCGGCGGCTCGAAAATCGTCAGCGCGGCGCTCTTCACCTCGCCGTCGCGCAGCACGATCTCGAGCCCGCCCTCGCCTTCCACCCGCGCCAGCGCGCCGACCGAAATGGTTCTACTCGTCATGGCGCTCGCTCTCCTCGCGGAAGGCCTCCGCCTGCGCATTGAATGTGCGATAGACGCGCCGCAACGCGTCCTCATCCATGCCGAGCGCCGCGAGCTGCGCGCTCAGCGATGGCGCATTGGGCGTTTCGGCGGGACCGAAGCAGCCGTAGCAGCCGCGATCATATGAAGGACACAGCGCGCCGCAGCCGGCATGAGTGACGGGGCCGAGACAGGGCGTCCCCCGCGCCACCATCACGCAGACATTGCCCTTCAGCTTGCATTGCAGACAGACGCTATGCGACGGGGTCGTAGGCTTGCGGCGGGCGAGAAAGCTCGAGATCACCTCGATCAGCTGGACCTTGTCGATCGGACAGCCGCGCAGCTCGAAATCGACCTTCACATGATCGGAGATCGGCGTCGATGTCGCGAGCGTATGGATATAATCCGGCCGCGCATAGACGATCGACGCATAGTCGCGCACATCGGCGAAATTGCGCAGCGCCTGTATGCCGCCCGATGTCGCGCAGGCGCCGATGGTGATGAGGGCACGCGAGCGGCGCCGCACATCCTGTATGCGCTCGGCGTCATGCGGCGTGGTGACCGAGCCCTCGACGAGCGAGAGATCGTAATTGCCACGGATCGGCGCGCGCGTCGCCTCCGGAAAATAGGCGATATCGAGCGCCTGCGCGACGGCGAGCAGCTCGTCCTCGCAATCGAGCAGGCTGAGCTGACAGCCGTCGCAAGAGGCAAATTTCCATACAGCCAGCCGCGGCGCAGACGGCGTCCGATGTCCTTGCCCGCTCATGCTCAGATTTCCTTCTTCGCGATGAGGCCGCGCAATTGCGAATAGGGAAACACCGGCCCGTCGCGACAGATGAAGACCGGCCCGAATTGGCAATGGCCGCAAAAGCCGATCGCGCATTTCATATTGCGCTCCATGGAGAGATAGACGCGCTCTTGCGCGACGCCCCTCTCGAGCAGCGCATTGGCGACGAAGCGCATCATGATCTCCGGTCCGCAGAGCATGGCGAGCGCATTGGCGGCGTCGAATTGCGCGCGCGACAGCAGCGTCGTCACCACGCCGACATTGCCGCGCCAATCGCCGCGCGCATGATCGACCGTCGCCTCCACCTCTATATCGAGCCGCCCGCGCCAGGCTTCGAGCTCGTCGCGAAAGAGAATATCCGCCGGGCTGCGCGCGCCGAACAAAAGAAGGATGCGGCCGTATTTCTCGCGCTCGGCGAAGAGGCGATAGAGCGCCGGCCGCAGCGGCGCGAGGCCGAGTCCGCCGGCGACGACGATCACATCGCGCCCCTCCGCCTCCGCCATCGGCCAGCCGCGTCCGAAGGGTCCGCGCAGGCCGATCGGCTCGCCCACATGCAGCTCAGTCAGCGCGCGCGAGACGGCGCCGACGGCGCGGATCGTGTGAATGAGCCGCGCGCTATCGGCCGGATCGCCGCTGACGCTGATCGCCGCCTCGCCGACGCCGAAAGCGGTGAGCATGTTGAATTGCCCCGGCGCGAAATCGAAAGCGCCGCCCTCTATCTCGAGAGTCACGACATCCTCGATCTCGCGCTTTCGCTTCACGACGCGCGCGACACGCGGAATCATGGGGGCGGCGATGCTCGCCGCGGAAAATGCATCAGTCATGGGCGCCATAAATGTCGATCATCTGCATTCGCGCGGCCTGCAATCGCTCGACCAGCGGCGGCATGAAACGCTTCATCATCTCATAGCCGAGCCGTGGATCGGCCTCGCTCTTGCGGCGCAGGCAGGCGGCGTCGACGGCGATGGCGCGGACGAGATCGATCGCGCGCGCATCATATGTCCAGCGATAGGGCGGCACGAGCCAGGAGAGGCCGCAGAGATCGCCCTCATGCAGCGTCTGCACGGTGACGGCGCCGCGCGCCGGATCGCGCAGCTCTATGGCGACGCTTCCATTGCGCAGCAGAAAGAACCAATCGGCGCTGTCGCCTTCATGAAAAAGATATTGGCCCGGATCGAAGCGCATATTCTTGGCGCAGCCGGAGACGAGCGCGACGAATCCTGCATCCATGCCGGCAAAAAAGCGATGCTCTTTGACGATATGCTCGATGCTCTCGATCATGTCGCGCCTTTCTGCGCGTCGCTCTCGCGAATGGCGCGCGCCTCCTCGGTCAAGTCTATGCCGACGGGACACCAGACGATGCAGCGTCCGCAGCCGACGCAGCCGGAGCTTCCGAATTGGTCGTACCAAGTGGAGAGCTTATGCGTCATCCATTGGCGATAGCGCGATTTGACGCTCTGCCGCACGCTGCCGCCGTGAATATAGGAAAAATCCAGCGTGAAGCAGGAATCCCAGCGCCGCGAGCGCTCGCTCTCGAGGCCTGTGAGATCGCTCGCATCCTCGACGCTGGTGCAAAAGCAGGTGGGGCAGACCATTGTGCAATTGGTGCAGGCGAGGCAGCGCGCCGCGACATCGTCCCAGCGCGGATGCTCGAGATTGCGCGCGAGCAATTCCCGCACATCGCCGGCCTCGAGACTGCGGCCCATGTTCTCGGCCGTATGCGCGAGAATAGCCTCCGCTTCCTCTGTCTCGCTCGCGCTCGCCGCGCGATGTGGCAGAGAGTCGAGAAGCGCCCTCCCCGCATCCGTGCCGATCTCGACGAGAAAGGAGCTTCCGGCGACGATCTCGGTGAGCGCAATGTCGAAGCCCATGGTCGCCTTCGGCCCCGTATCCATCGAGACGCAAAAGCAGGCGCCGCCGGCGACGCCGCAATTCACCGCGACGATGAAGACGTCCTCGCGCCTCGCACGATAATGCGGATCGGCGTAAGCGCCGCCGAGGAACACGCGGTCTTGAATGGCGATGGCGTGCAGCTCGCAGGAGCGCGCGCCGATGAAGGCGAATTTCTCGACGCGAGCCGGCTCGGCCTCGACGCGCAGCTCATCGCCCTCACGCCGCGCGCGCCACAGGCGCAGCACGGGCGGGTGCAGCAGCTTTTTCCAGGATTGCGGGCCGACGACATAGCCGAACAAGGCTTCGTCATTGCGGCGCGTCAGCCGATAATGGCCGCCGTCCTGCTCATCGCCGACGCCGCGCGGCAGATCGTCCAGCGTGGCGATCTCGTCATAGACGATCGCCTCGTCGCGCACGGTCGGGCCAATGAGCGCATAGCCCTGCCCGCGCAGAGCCTCGAGCAAAGCCTCGAGGCCGGCGGCGTCGACGATGGAACGGGCCTCGGCCATGCCTTTGTCCATTGTCTCGAATCTAGCGTTCAAAATGACGAACGGCGTGCGAGCGTCGCGGATGATAACGACGGCGCCGCCGCTTTTGATCTCATCGAATTATTGCAGTTTCCCGACAAAAATCGACGCGACGCGCTGTCGCGCCGCATCAGACGAGAATCATGACGATCGCAATGGCGACTGTGCAGATATTTTCCGTCGGCGCATAAGCCATGCATCGGCTCGGGTTCAGCGGATCATAGCTTATTTCGACTTCGTCGTTCGCTTCGGCGCCAATACGTACTTGACCGAAGGTTTGCTGGACGTCGGAAACATATCGGCGATCGGATATGACGTACGCGACCTCGATCTTATCTTCTATGATCTCACCAGGCAGCGTCTGACGTTCCACAATCGTTCCCGTCACACGCCCCCAATGTCTGTAGCGGAGGAGATTGAATGCCGCCAGGACCAGCAGCAGACATCCCGGGATCACAAAAATGTGATGAACGCTCTGGAACGACATCTTAGTCTCCGATCAGCCGCTCTCGGACGCGCTCACGGC from Methylosinus sp. C49 encodes the following:
- a CDS encoding GGDEF domain-containing protein, which produces MADCLPTLLLMNSAVFAVLGAFLYLVWREDPEAVEYRWWCSAQLMISVGIALLSLREPYPLLAIGLGNALTLWGVGLVWGGSRVFSGRPVDMRLVLAGGVIWLLFFSLSVDSVRIVDRCAISAVYAFLLADEFSSLRRHRTRTQQATIALAAAHACFGAVVAVIVVMMMARGAPFDPKPFFISVALESVSYGLLMGFALLAVTKERAVARQKFMAATDPLTGLSNRRSFDHNADAVIRSSRGQGDSALLIFDLDRLKAINDSFGHSMGDRALTTFGEVAAKSIRNEDFLARIGGDEFALLLTRVDSARAIAVAERIRSAYVSAAAALGDGLSSVSVGIALSGQETSDLSALKEVADKALYAAKSSGRNQVFVAQA
- a CDS encoding hydrogenase maturation protease, encoding MGRRILLGVGNPDRGDDGAGPCVAALLRESAALDIVECRGEAGAILAALEGAVEAIIVDASLSSAPAGTVRRFDLAAEGAPLSLDCGCSSHGFGLAEAIGLAWTLGTLPPVCVLFTIEGESFAPGAPLSSAAQAGAAAAAARILAELAAKERADGASFFTAG
- a CDS encoding nickel-dependent hydrogenase large subunit, with translation MTSRTISVGALARVEGEGGLEIVLRDGEVKSAALTIFEPPRFFEALMRGRAFTEAPDIAARICGICPVAYQMSAVHAMEDALGVRVTGPLRDLRRLLYCGEWIESHMLHVHMLHMPDFLGYAGGVDMARDHGDIVRRGLAIKKVGNEIMTLVGGREIHPINVRVGGFYRAPRKRDLRALAERLERALEQALQVARFVAGFDFPDCARDYVFVSLRHADEYPFNEGRIVSSRGLDIAARDFETHFEEFHVQRSTALHARMRHCDAPYLVGPLARYALNADVLSPLAKEAAREARLESVCVNPYRSIIVRAIETIFALDEALRIIARYEEPDASCIAIAPRAGVGHAATEAPRGMLYHRYRLEADGTIADAIITPPTSQNQAMIEEDLKRLTGAFVHLPEDELRHRCEQTVRNHDPCISCSTHFLRLEIDRG
- a CDS encoding oxidoreductase, whose translation is MSGQGHRTPSAPRLAVWKFASCDGCQLSLLDCEDELLAVAQALDIAYFPEATRAPIRGNYDLSLVEGSVTTPHDAERIQDVRRRSRALITIGACATSGGIQALRNFADVRDYASIVYARPDYIHTLATSTPISDHVKVDFELRGCPIDKVQLIEVISSFLARRKPTTPSHSVCLQCKLKGNVCVMVARGTPCLGPVTHAGCGALCPSYDRGCYGCFGPAETPNAPSLSAQLAALGMDEDALRRVYRTFNAQAEAFREESERHDE
- a CDS encoding FAD/NAD(P)-binding protein, which codes for MTDAFSAASIAAPMIPRVARVVKRKREIEDVVTLEIEGGAFDFAPGQFNMLTAFGVGEAAISVSGDPADSARLIHTIRAVGAVSRALTELHVGEPIGLRGPFGRGWPMAEAEGRDVIVVAGGLGLAPLRPALYRLFAEREKYGRILLLFGARSPADILFRDELEAWRGRLDIEVEATVDHARGDWRGNVGVVTTLLSRAQFDAANALAMLCGPEIMMRFVANALLERGVAQERVYLSMERNMKCAIGFCGHCQFGPVFICRDGPVFPYSQLRGLIAKKEI
- a CDS encoding cyclic nucleotide-binding domain-containing protein; protein product: MIESIEHIVKEHRFFAGMDAGFVALVSGCAKNMRFDPGQYLFHEGDSADWFFLLRNGSVAIELRDPARGAVTVQTLHEGDLCGLSWLVPPYRWTYDARAIDLVRAIAVDAACLRRKSEADPRLGYEMMKRFMPPLVERLQAARMQMIDIYGAHD
- a CDS encoding 4Fe-4S dicluster domain-containing protein, with product MAEARSIVDAAGLEALLEALRGQGYALIGPTVRDEAIVYDEIATLDDLPRGVGDEQDGGHYRLTRRNDEALFGYVVGPQSWKKLLHPPVLRLWRARREGDELRVEAEPARVEKFAFIGARSCELHAIAIQDRVFLGGAYADPHYRARREDVFIVAVNCGVAGGACFCVSMDTGPKATMGFDIALTEIVAGSSFLVEIGTDAGRALLDSLPHRAASASETEEAEAILAHTAENMGRSLEAGDVRELLARNLEHPRWDDVAARCLACTNCTMVCPTCFCTSVEDASDLTGLESERSRRWDSCFTLDFSYIHGGSVRQSVKSRYRQWMTHKLSTWYDQFGSSGCVGCGRCIVWCPVGIDLTEEARAIRESDAQKGAT
- a CDS encoding DUF3592 domain-containing protein, producing MSFQSVHHIFVIPGCLLLVLAAFNLLRYRHWGRVTGTIVERQTLPGEIIEDKIEVAYVISDRRYVSDVQQTFGQVRIGAEANDEVEISYDPLNPSRCMAYAPTENICTVAIAIVMILV